From the genome of Deltaproteobacteria bacterium:
TCAGCGGATTTCGTGGGAGCTTTGACTAATATAAGCGTTTGTTACCCGTTGGCGGGGCGCCTTCATCATTGTCCCCCTCTGGAGGGACACTCTCCTCATTGTCCCCCTCTGGAGGGGGTGTAGGGGGAGGTTCCATCAACCTCTATAACTAAACGAAGCTCTTTACACATGAAGTCGGCAATGAAATCCAATACCGGCCTTTGCCTTCGGAATTGATACCCTTTCATTTGTCTGGCCCGCAAGACATATTTCCATA
Proteins encoded in this window:
- a CDS encoding DUF559 domain-containing protein — protein: GGMEADKNNLCSYNKRLQPFANKLRKEMTKGEACLWKYVLRARQMKGYQFRRQRPVLDFIADFMCKELRLVIEVDGTSPYTPSRGGQ